From the Candidatus Krumholzibacteriota bacterium genome, one window contains:
- a CDS encoding DUF58 domain-containing protein: MSKKIRALQITTTRVVNEILAGEYGSVFKGRGMEFDEVREYLPGDDVRSIDWNVTARTGVPHVKRYVEERELSVMFIVDLSASGKFGSVNKLKNEVAAELCALLAFSAVKNNDKVGLILFTDHVEKYIPPKKGTKHVLRVIRELLSFKPRKAKTDITGALDFFGKVATKKAVVFLVSDFISEGFEKRMSIIGKKHDLIAATIVDPREVVLPDAGLVELEDAETGEIVLVDTSSAGVRKNYEHFGREQSRKFKKLFASMRIDHIEITNGRNYIPELVRFFRMREKRY, translated from the coding sequence TTGTCGAAAAAGATAAGGGCCCTTCAGATAACTACAACCAGGGTTGTTAATGAAATACTCGCGGGTGAATACGGGAGTGTTTTTAAAGGCCGGGGAATGGAGTTTGATGAAGTAAGAGAATATCTTCCCGGCGACGATGTCCGTTCTATAGACTGGAATGTGACGGCTCGTACGGGAGTTCCTCACGTAAAGAGGTATGTTGAGGAAAGAGAACTTTCGGTCATGTTTATTGTGGATCTTTCCGCTTCTGGCAAATTCGGCAGCGTAAACAAACTTAAAAATGAAGTCGCGGCGGAACTCTGCGCCCTGCTCGCTTTCTCCGCCGTAAAGAATAATGACAAGGTCGGGCTGATTCTCTTTACAGACCACGTCGAGAAATATATTCCCCCTAAGAAGGGAACAAAGCATGTTCTCAGGGTTATCAGGGAACTCCTTAGTTTCAAGCCGCGAAAGGCAAAGACGGATATAACTGGAGCCCTGGATTTCTTTGGAAAGGTTGCCACTAAAAAAGCTGTCGTTTTTCTTGTTTCCGATTTTATCTCGGAAGGATTTGAAAAACGGATGAGTATAATTGGCAAGAAACACGATTTAATAGCGGCGACGATTGTTGATCCGAGGGAAGTTGTTCTTCCTGACGCCGGGCTTGTAGAGCTTGAAGACGCCGAAACCGGAGAGATAGTTCTGGTGGACACTTCGAGCGCCGGTGTGAGAAAGAATTATGAACATTTCGGCAGAGAGCAGTCCAGGAAATTCAAGAAGCTCTTCGCTTCTATGCGTATAGATCATATAGAGATCACCAACGGCAGAAATTATATCCCAGAACTTGTAAGGTTCTTCAGAATGAGAGAAAAGCGGTATTGA
- a CDS encoding VWA domain-containing protein — protein MRFLSPWVFLLLLIIPIYLFVRIRYRRTPSIGFPSLANIRKAGISLRQRLSFIPVFLRIASLILLIIALARPQMGREKIKDVTKGVAIEMVIDRSGSMGAEMEYRGSRLNRLEVVKRVFREFLMGNGKNLKGRASDLAGMVSFARYADTMAPLTLGHGALLRFLDTVDIVKERSQDGTAIGDAVALAAARLKTAEENMSSGGDAEEKEYNIKSKIIILLTDGQNNFGKRTPVEAADLAAKWGIKIYAIGVGGEGVNTVKTLFGSFKIPQSSRVDMSTLEQMAERTGGLSRQAEDEESLRKIYGEIDRLEKSEIESVRYVDYRELFVPFTVAALLLILLERALACTIFRRIP, from the coding sequence ATGAGATTTCTTTCTCCATGGGTTTTTCTTCTTCTGCTGATTATTCCGATCTATCTCTTTGTCAGAATAAGATATAGAAGGACACCGAGCATAGGGTTTCCATCCCTTGCCAATATTAGAAAGGCCGGCATATCCTTAAGACAGAGACTTTCTTTTATACCGGTATTTTTAAGAATCGCCTCTCTTATTTTGTTGATAATCGCTCTTGCCAGGCCTCAGATGGGTAGAGAGAAGATAAAGGATGTTACAAAAGGGGTGGCGATTGAGATGGTTATAGACCGTTCAGGCAGTATGGGCGCGGAGATGGAATACAGGGGGAGCAGGTTAAACAGACTGGAAGTTGTAAAGAGAGTATTCCGGGAATTTCTTATGGGTAACGGCAAAAATCTCAAAGGAAGAGCAAGCGACCTTGCGGGAATGGTCTCCTTTGCCAGGTACGCTGATACAATGGCTCCCCTGACACTTGGCCATGGAGCTCTCTTAAGATTTTTAGATACTGTTGATATTGTTAAGGAAAGAAGCCAGGACGGCACTGCTATCGGAGACGCCGTTGCTCTCGCGGCGGCGAGGCTTAAAACGGCTGAAGAGAATATGTCTTCCGGGGGTGATGCGGAAGAGAAGGAATATAATATAAAAAGTAAAATCATCATTCTTCTTACCGATGGACAGAATAATTTTGGAAAGAGAACACCGGTTGAAGCCGCAGACCTCGCCGCCAAATGGGGAATAAAGATCTACGCTATAGGTGTCGGCGGTGAAGGAGTTAATACAGTAAAAACACTTTTCGGAAGTTTTAAGATTCCTCAGAGCAGCCGGGTTGATATGAGCACCTTGGAGCAGATGGCGGAAAGAACAGGAGGCCTGTCCAGGCAGGCTGAGGATGAAGAATCATTAAGAAAAATATACGGCGAAATAGACAGATTGGAAAAGAGTGAAATAGAATCTGTCCGTTATGTGGATTACAGAGAATTGTTTGTGCCTTTTACAGTCGCGGCGCTGCTTCTTATTCTTCTTGAAAGAGCGCTGGCATGTACTATTTTCAGGAGGATACCCTGA
- a CDS encoding VWA domain-containing protein translates to MHIDNVKMLSFLWLAVLPVLFYLWARYRRKRALQLFIEADLLGRIGMTVIPSRRVWKLLLVVLSLALIVFSLSRPAWNPKPQTVERRGRDIVFVLDVSKSMLAEDLAPNRLRRAKFAIEDMLKSLKGDRVALVVFAGSAVLKCPLTLDYGFFRLMLERIDVNSISRGGTMIGDAVRKALEDGFDDQEKKYKDILLITDGEDHDSFPVQAAQEASQRGVRIIAIGLGDENQGKRIPVTDKDGQKTFLKYKGREVWSRLDAATLRKMANATDGGKYLNVATGNIDLGMVYRKLISGEEKRKMESKTIKLYEEKFQIFIALAIALLIIEMFVTERKRVKE, encoded by the coding sequence ATGCATATTGATAATGTAAAGATGCTGTCTTTTCTTTGGCTGGCTGTTCTTCCCGTTCTGTTCTACCTATGGGCAAGGTACAGACGGAAGAGAGCGCTTCAGCTGTTTATAGAAGCCGATCTTCTCGGCAGAATAGGTATGACTGTTATTCCGTCGAGGAGAGTGTGGAAATTACTGCTTGTAGTGTTGAGCTTGGCATTGATTGTCTTTTCTCTCTCCCGTCCGGCGTGGAATCCCAAGCCGCAGACAGTTGAAAGAAGGGGCAGAGATATTGTGTTTGTACTCGATGTTTCAAAGAGTATGCTGGCGGAGGACCTCGCTCCCAACAGACTCCGCCGCGCCAAGTTTGCCATTGAGGATATGCTCAAATCCCTTAAAGGGGACCGGGTGGCCCTTGTTGTATTCGCGGGATCAGCGGTTCTTAAGTGTCCGTTGACCCTCGATTACGGTTTTTTCAGGCTCATGTTGGAGAGGATAGATGTAAACAGTATTTCCCGGGGCGGAACTATGATAGGGGATGCCGTTAGAAAGGCGCTTGAAGACGGATTTGACGACCAGGAGAAAAAATACAAAGATATCCTTTTGATTACCGACGGGGAGGACCACGATTCGTTCCCGGTCCAGGCGGCCCAAGAAGCCTCTCAACGAGGAGTGCGTATTATAGCAATCGGGCTTGGTGATGAAAATCAGGGAAAGAGAATACCCGTTACAGATAAAGACGGACAAAAAACCTTTCTTAAATATAAGGGAAGAGAGGTTTGGAGCAGGCTTGACGCTGCAACTTTGAGGAAAATGGCCAATGCCACCGATGGCGGTAAATATCTGAACGTGGCCACCGGTAATATTGATCTGGGGATGGTTTACAGGAAATTAATTTCCGGTGAAGAAAAACGCAAAATGGAATCAAAGACAATCAAGTTGTATGAAGAAAAATTCCAGATATTTATAGCACTGGCGATAGCCCTTCTTATAATTGAAATGTTTGTTACGGAACGCAAGAGAGTGAAAGAATGA
- a CDS encoding tetratricopeptide repeat protein: protein MKPRKLLIIFCIASLVLVISTAFSELTADTSGDLVSKGNDSFRQGDYKSAAEYYQKASVKKPESPVILFNIGAALYKEGNFKEAGEYFKKAAGKTRELNLESRAWYNMGNCSFREGRRQTDSDLEKALEHYKESVRLYGTALEKDSTVTDAALNMEVARIVIKDLLDRIKEQEEKKKKQQKKMREIVDSLVSLAGRQDKALQRDRELASEKSKGVSGWKERVGNLEKKQKSIKEGTAGVNDKLKEMFDKKPPSSVKQALSHIDSSLAGQKDAAERLSAFEPENASGGQKVSSEQLKKAIAELTDNQDENQQKKEQQGKGDKQNKKNDKQKKPQQKKQKEKEPAKKENETAKDILSEEKESREKRKRQSGSGYRDVDKDW, encoded by the coding sequence ATGAAACCCCGCAAGCTTTTAATAATATTCTGCATAGCGTCGTTGGTTCTGGTGATCTCAACCGCCTTTTCAGAATTGACTGCCGATACATCAGGCGATCTGGTATCAAAGGGGAACGATAGTTTCCGGCAGGGAGATTATAAAAGCGCCGCCGAGTATTATCAGAAGGCTTCGGTGAAAAAACCCGAATCACCCGTTATTCTTTTTAATATCGGAGCGGCGCTCTACAAAGAGGGTAATTTTAAAGAAGCCGGGGAATATTTTAAGAAGGCTGCCGGGAAGACGAGAGAACTCAACCTGGAATCCAGAGCGTGGTATAATATGGGGAATTGTTCCTTCAGGGAAGGCCGGAGGCAGACAGACAGTGATTTAGAAAAGGCTCTTGAGCACTACAAGGAAAGCGTCAGGCTCTACGGGACGGCACTTGAGAAAGACAGTACCGTAACTGACGCCGCCCTGAATATGGAAGTGGCAAGAATTGTGATAAAGGACCTTCTTGATCGTATAAAAGAGCAGGAAGAAAAGAAAAAGAAGCAGCAGAAAAAGATGAGAGAAATTGTAGATTCTCTGGTCTCTCTTGCCGGCCGGCAGGATAAAGCGCTTCAGCGGGACCGGGAGCTGGCTTCTGAAAAATCGAAGGGAGTATCGGGCTGGAAGGAAAGAGTAGGCAATCTTGAAAAGAAGCAGAAAAGCATAAAAGAAGGCACGGCCGGAGTTAATGATAAATTAAAAGAAATGTTTGATAAAAAACCGCCCTCTTCTGTTAAACAGGCCCTTTCTCATATTGACTCGTCACTTGCCGGTCAGAAAGATGCCGCTGAAAGACTTTCGGCATTCGAACCGGAAAACGCGTCAGGCGGTCAGAAAGTATCGTCCGAACAGCTGAAGAAAGCCATTGCTGAATTAACCGATAATCAGGATGAAAATCAGCAGAAGAAAGAGCAGCAGGGAAAAGGCGATAAACAGAACAAAAAGAATGACAAACAGAAAAAGCCGCAGCAGAAGAAACAGAAAGAGAAAGAGCCGGCAAAGAAAGAGAATGAAACAGCGAAAGATATCCTGTCTGAAGAAAAGGAAAGCAGAGAAAAGAGGAAACGGCAATCCGGCTCGGGCTACAGGGATGTCGATAAGGACTGGTAG
- a CDS encoding BatD family protein yields the protein MINKIRENKTGQTGAAAVSFVIFLVIIFLVHTPAFSSNGIIARMRVESKNVYVGGTFIMQITIMGSTDVERPDLSNLKGFEVEFAGGSNNSSQSVSIVNGNFSRTVKKEYVFSYRLTPLESGVLRIPSIAVEVEGKDLKTNALTINVREPEETEDFKLRLRLSRESCFVGEPVILSVVWYLREDVNSFNVTAPLLQSSAFDIEKPEMKLDKRKKYFRVPIGDREFIALKGKGTLEGERYATLEFEMALIPKKPGVFSIPEFIISCEVGGGFGRDNFFDDFFSRHSINRERQRKYVVPSNSPSLTVKELPKEGRPDDFSGYVGEYKISAAANPTVVDVGDPITLKITLEGSDFMNNINLPPLGEIDGFSDNFKIPSERAAGVIEDGKKIFTQTIRAKSHKVTRVPPVRIVSFDTAEERYITVESKPIPLTVNPTRTVTASDAEGLNRAREGSALEHWRDGIAYNYKGEDLLVRADYGFRSLMSHRWSMLLLGVPPVLFVILLTGNLMSRRRKSDPMARRARGAARILKKKLSSLAKDDNLSREVACGRMLEALKEYLGNKLRREGSALTSGEVEKELERRGINAELIESLTEIIRVCEHGTYAGVNTAEENDILMLTDRVDKIISRLDKKL from the coding sequence TTGATTAATAAAATACGTGAGAATAAAACAGGACAGACTGGGGCCGCGGCTGTATCTTTTGTTATATTTCTTGTCATAATATTTCTTGTTCATACTCCTGCTTTTTCTTCAAATGGAATAATTGCCCGTATGAGGGTGGAATCTAAGAATGTCTATGTCGGCGGAACATTTATTATGCAGATAACAATTATGGGTTCTACTGATGTCGAGCGGCCTGACCTTTCGAATCTCAAAGGGTTTGAAGTGGAATTCGCGGGCGGTTCAAACAACAGCAGCCAGTCTGTTTCGATTGTAAACGGCAATTTCAGCAGAACGGTCAAAAAAGAGTACGTATTTTCATATAGACTGACCCCCTTAGAATCCGGGGTTCTAAGAATCCCCTCCATCGCGGTCGAAGTTGAAGGCAAAGATCTAAAGACTAACGCGTTGACCATTAACGTCAGAGAACCCGAGGAAACAGAAGATTTTAAGCTGAGGCTGAGATTGTCGAGAGAGAGTTGTTTCGTGGGGGAGCCGGTTATCCTTTCTGTCGTATGGTATCTGCGCGAGGATGTAAACAGCTTCAATGTTACGGCGCCTTTATTACAATCCTCCGCGTTTGATATTGAGAAGCCGGAAATGAAACTTGATAAAAGGAAGAAATATTTCAGGGTACCGATCGGAGACAGGGAATTTATTGCCCTTAAGGGTAAGGGGACACTTGAAGGTGAAAGATACGCGACACTTGAATTCGAAATGGCTCTCATCCCTAAGAAACCGGGGGTTTTCAGTATACCCGAATTCATTATCTCGTGTGAGGTTGGCGGCGGATTCGGAAGAGACAATTTCTTTGATGACTTCTTCTCCCGGCATTCAATCAATCGTGAAAGACAGAGGAAATATGTAGTCCCTTCGAACAGCCCCTCGCTCACCGTTAAAGAACTTCCGAAAGAAGGCAGACCTGATGATTTCAGCGGATATGTGGGAGAGTACAAAATCTCCGCCGCGGCAAATCCTACTGTTGTAGATGTAGGAGATCCTATCACATTAAAAATAACCCTTGAAGGATCTGATTTTATGAATAATATCAATTTACCCCCCCTCGGTGAGATAGACGGATTTTCAGATAATTTCAAGATACCTTCAGAGAGAGCGGCAGGTGTTATAGAAGACGGGAAGAAGATATTCACACAGACAATAAGAGCGAAAAGTCATAAAGTGACTCGTGTTCCGCCGGTCAGGATTGTTTCATTTGACACTGCTGAGGAACGGTATATAACGGTTGAATCGAAGCCGATACCTCTTACGGTTAATCCTACAAGAACAGTTACCGCGAGTGATGCTGAGGGCTTAAACCGGGCTCGGGAAGGTTCAGCGCTGGAGCACTGGAGAGATGGTATTGCCTATAATTATAAGGGCGAAGATTTGTTGGTGAGGGCGGACTACGGTTTCAGATCACTAATGTCACACCGGTGGAGTATGCTTCTTCTTGGAGTTCCGCCCGTCCTTTTCGTGATACTTCTGACCGGGAATCTCATGTCAAGGAGAAGAAAGTCAGATCCGATGGCAAGACGGGCGAGGGGGGCGGCTAGAATATTAAAGAAGAAACTCAGCTCTCTCGCGAAGGATGATAATTTGAGCCGTGAAGTTGCCTGCGGCAGGATGTTAGAAGCGTTAAAGGAATATCTGGGAAATAAGCTCCGGCGTGAGGGCTCCGCTCTTACTTCTGGAGAGGTAGAAAAAGAGCTTGAGAGAAGAGGAATAAACGCGGAGCTTATAGAATCGTTAACAGAGATTATCAGGGTATGTGAGCATGGAACATACGCGGGGGTAAATACCGCCGAGGAGAATGATATTCTGATGTTGACAGACAGGGTGGATAAAATAATCTCGAGGCTTGACAAAAAATTATGA
- a CDS encoding tetratricopeptide repeat protein — protein MAKKISIDIGDSLSVGAAVLILAAVVMIIPLSPCAAELSGEELRNDLEAAQEAFQNGLEHEVSNPLSARDYFRSSILHYRRMIDEGGVRNGKIYYNIGNAYFRLDDLGRAILNYKRAALYIPNDDNLTRNLKYARSRRKNKIEEKERERVFKTLFFLHYDLPYSVRFIVFSAFFALVWLAASVYIFIRSGKLKIVIIVFAVLGGAFFASLMIEKINFTASPEGVIIVDDTVARKGDAETYQPSFTDPLSVGTEFELIEDRGRWWQIELVNGVRCWIKSNAGETVIE, from the coding sequence TTGGCTAAAAAAATAAGTATTGATATTGGAGATTCCCTGAGCGTGGGAGCGGCGGTTCTTATTCTGGCCGCCGTGGTTATGATTATTCCTTTATCCCCTTGTGCCGCGGAACTTTCCGGCGAAGAGTTGCGGAATGATCTCGAAGCGGCCCAAGAAGCCTTTCAGAACGGTCTTGAGCATGAAGTGTCAAACCCTCTGTCAGCCAGGGATTATTTTAGAAGTTCTATTCTTCATTATAGGAGAATGATAGATGAAGGGGGAGTCAGGAACGGTAAGATATACTATAATATTGGAAACGCCTATTTCAGACTGGATGATCTGGGAAGAGCCATTTTAAATTACAAACGGGCGGCCCTTTATATTCCGAATGATGATAATCTGACGCGGAATCTTAAATACGCCCGGAGCAGAAGAAAGAACAAAATAGAAGAGAAAGAGAGGGAGAGAGTATTTAAAACTCTCTTCTTTCTTCATTATGATCTGCCCTATAGTGTGAGGTTTATTGTTTTTTCCGCTTTTTTCGCCCTGGTATGGCTCGCGGCTTCAGTATACATTTTTATCAGAAGCGGGAAACTTAAAATCGTGATCATTGTCTTTGCAGTCCTCGGCGGGGCATTTTTTGCTTCTCTTATGATTGAAAAAATCAATTTTACCGCGAGTCCCGAGGGTGTTATTATTGTTGACGACACTGTCGCGCGAAAGGGAGACGCGGAGACTTACCAGCCGAGTTTTACTGATCCGCTGAGCGTGGGAACGGAGTTTGAGTTAATAGAAGACAGGGGCAGGTGGTGGCAGATAGAACTTGTAAATGGAGTCAGGTGCTGGATAAAATCTAACGCGGGTGAGACGGTAATAGAATAA
- a CDS encoding C1 family peptidase: MKRGLRVLTVLTVFISAFAAEGYTKDTGEGLTQELIHKLESSLVLNPQTRALINAVSNNDLKELTFNREFHGRHDDLFSDKIKTKGITDQKSSGRCWLFAGFNVMRPAVMEKYNLPEFEFSENYLFFFDKLEKANTFLEAVIESRGKDIDDRELQTLLKNPVPDGGWWNYVVNLTEKYGTVPKSVMPETNNTSNTRMMNRQLNRMARSFAARIRESASEGVTEDELREQKTEMLKKVYRLLVLNMGMPPDEFTWRIEDKDQEIFEKNYTPLSFYREAVEVDLKEYICLLDHPAHEYNKLYRIRYCRNMSDLSDMEFINLKIGRLKEFALDAVLSDEPVWFAADVGKANDTKNGILATGAYDETSLLGTGVGMTKAERVKYRESIPGHAMVFIGVDLNEDDSPEKWLVENSWGTDTGNDGLWTMYDEWFDKYVYSVIVRKSHVPGDVRKILETKPEILPAWDPMRGAFDR, encoded by the coding sequence ATGAAAAGAGGTTTGAGGGTATTAACTGTTTTAACGGTGTTTATATCAGCTTTTGCCGCAGAGGGTTATACAAAAGATACCGGCGAGGGGTTAACTCAAGAGCTGATTCACAAACTCGAAAGTTCGTTAGTGCTTAATCCTCAAACACGAGCTCTTATAAACGCGGTTTCCAACAATGATTTAAAAGAGCTTACATTTAACAGAGAGTTTCACGGCAGGCATGATGATCTTTTTAGTGACAAGATTAAGACAAAGGGGATTACGGATCAGAAAAGCAGCGGAAGATGCTGGCTCTTTGCCGGATTTAACGTGATGCGCCCGGCGGTCATGGAGAAATACAATCTGCCCGAATTTGAGTTTTCAGAGAACTATCTGTTTTTCTTCGACAAACTTGAAAAGGCAAATACCTTCCTGGAAGCTGTAATAGAATCAAGGGGAAAGGATATAGATGACAGGGAGCTACAAACCCTTCTAAAAAACCCGGTTCCGGACGGAGGCTGGTGGAACTATGTGGTAAATTTGACTGAGAAGTACGGAACGGTTCCGAAATCAGTAATGCCGGAAACTAATAATACAAGTAATACGAGAATGATGAACCGGCAGCTTAACAGAATGGCCAGATCTTTCGCCGCTCGGATAAGAGAATCCGCCTCAGAGGGTGTAACTGAGGATGAATTGAGAGAGCAAAAGACGGAGATGCTGAAGAAGGTATACAGACTGCTTGTTTTGAATATGGGAATGCCTCCGGATGAGTTCACGTGGCGGATAGAGGATAAGGATCAAGAGATATTCGAAAAAAACTACACGCCTCTTTCTTTTTACAGAGAAGCTGTTGAGGTGGATTTAAAGGAGTATATATGCCTGCTCGATCATCCCGCGCACGAGTATAACAAACTTTACAGGATACGTTACTGCAGGAATATGTCTGATCTTTCTGATATGGAATTTATCAATCTTAAGATAGGCAGGTTGAAAGAGTTTGCTCTGGACGCGGTGCTCAGCGATGAGCCGGTGTGGTTCGCGGCTGATGTGGGTAAGGCTAACGATACGAAAAACGGCATTCTCGCTACCGGAGCTTATGATGAAACCTCTCTGCTTGGAACGGGGGTGGGGATGACAAAGGCAGAACGCGTGAAATACCGCGAAAGCATTCCCGGTCATGCTATGGTATTTATCGGTGTTGATTTAAATGAAGATGATTCACCGGAGAAATGGCTTGTGGAAAATTCCTGGGGAACGGATACTGGAAACGACGGTCTCTGGACGATGTATGACGAGTGGTTTGATAAATACGTCTATTCGGTAATAGTCAGAAAGAGTCATGTCCCCGGCGATGTCCGTAAGATTCTTGAGACAAAGCCCGAGATCCTCCCGGCCTGGGACCCTATGCGCGGAGCTTTTGATCGATAA
- a CDS encoding HIT family protein, producing the protein MKNCPFCGEQKVLLENDLAYAIFDKYPVSPGHILVIPRRHHETIFESNDEEITSIFSIVRQARDYLASKYDPDGYNIGINIGRAAGQSIKHLHLHVIPRYRGDRRLTKGGVRGVIPDKQSY; encoded by the coding sequence ATGAAGAACTGTCCCTTTTGCGGAGAACAGAAGGTTCTTCTCGAAAATGATCTTGCGTACGCTATTTTCGATAAGTATCCAGTTTCTCCCGGGCATATTCTCGTAATTCCTAGGAGGCACCACGAGACCATCTTTGAATCAAACGACGAGGAAATAACATCCATTTTTTCTATCGTCCGGCAAGCAAGGGATTATCTGGCTTCAAAGTACGACCCCGACGGTTATAATATAGGAATTAATATCGGAAGAGCCGCCGGGCAGTCGATAAAACACCTTCATCTGCACGTGATCCCGCGCTACAGAGGCGACAGGCGATTGACCAAAGGAGGTGTGCGAGGCGTAATACCTGACAAGCAATCGTATTGA
- a CDS encoding PqqD family protein, with protein sequence MFRISDKVVFRKVEDKIVLINLETGYYYSLNEIGGFIFNSIRDGSDPSDILRDIKTDFDVSESKAEDDFNNFIEELKREAILYSA encoded by the coding sequence TTGTTTAGAATCAGCGATAAAGTTGTCTTCAGAAAGGTTGAAGACAAAATTGTTCTTATAAACCTCGAGACCGGTTATTATTATTCACTTAATGAAATAGGCGGATTTATATTTAACTCTATTCGAGACGGCAGTGACCCTTCAGACATACTGCGTGATATTAAGACAGATTTTGATGTTTCAGAAAGCAAGGCCGAGGACGATTTTAATAATTTCATAGAAGAACTTAAAAGAGAGGCGATTCTTTATTCTGCTTAG
- a CDS encoding ABC transporter permease, translated as MKSNRTRAIMILRKALAVMKKEFITMISYKLHFLFKLSSIWLSLLVYYFLAKLIDPAVSTQLQPYGGNYFSFVLIGTAFSSYLNVGLEGFSSSIRNAQLTGTLEAVLVTRTRFTTILIFQTLWNFLFASIHVIAYLIFGFAFFESNLGNPNYFAAIVMLLLTILAFSSLGILSGSFILVFKKGTPVNWLFYHLSRFLGGVFYPITVLPEWCQKLAQLLPITHSLRGIRLALLKGHSLSQLHNEAYSLIIFIVIFLPVSIICFNLAFRQTRKDGTLCHY; from the coding sequence GTGAAATCAAATAGAACCCGAGCTATAATGATCTTAAGGAAAGCGCTTGCCGTGATGAAGAAGGAATTCATCACTATGATAAGCTACAAACTTCATTTCCTTTTCAAGCTGTCAAGCATCTGGCTCAGTCTTCTCGTATATTATTTTCTCGCAAAGCTTATCGACCCTGCCGTTTCGACTCAGCTGCAGCCATACGGAGGAAATTATTTCTCGTTCGTGCTCATTGGAACAGCTTTTTCGAGCTATCTTAATGTCGGACTGGAGGGCTTTTCCAGCTCTATACGCAACGCCCAGCTGACCGGCACGCTGGAGGCGGTTCTCGTAACAAGAACCAGATTCACGACGATCCTGATATTCCAGACACTGTGGAACTTTCTGTTCGCTTCGATACACGTTATAGCATACCTCATCTTCGGATTTGCTTTCTTTGAATCGAATCTCGGCAATCCGAATTATTTTGCCGCTATTGTAATGTTGCTGCTTACAATACTGGCGTTCAGTTCTCTTGGAATTCTCTCTGGAAGTTTCATACTTGTCTTTAAGAAGGGAACACCCGTTAACTGGCTCTTTTACCATTTATCGCGATTTCTGGGAGGGGTTTTCTACCCCATAACAGTGCTTCCCGAATGGTGCCAGAAACTCGCGCAACTGCTCCCGATAACACATTCGCTAAGGGGAATAAGACTCGCCCTGCTGAAAGGACATTCACTGTCTCAGCTTCACAACGAAGCGTATTCACTCATTATCTTTATTGTGATCTTTCTGCCTGTAAGTATTATCTGTTTCAATCTGGCATTCAGGCAGACCCGTAAAGACGGCACATTGTGTCATTATTAA
- a CDS encoding ABC transporter ATP-binding protein: protein MSDFSNNSKTGKIIVRCENITKYYPVPLPIKSIFKFQFTREKKLILDNIGFSVREGEIFGIIGPNGAGKTTTVKIMCTLTTPTKGKAFVYGHDVAKERREVLEKIGYCLSEERSFFWRLTGRQNLNFFAELLEVPPDTAKRRISELFERFELQDSSDKRFLNYSSGMKQKMAIARSLLADPDVIFMDEPTRGLDPGSAFKLRSLIKSFAKDENKTIIITTNRVSDIKNLCQRILVLNKGKAIIKGTLEEISSSVEKKHGVSGELPFEEIFNLLLVNNKTEKNGEIK, encoded by the coding sequence ATGTCTGACTTTTCAAACAATTCGAAGACCGGCAAAATTATTGTAAGATGTGAAAATATAACAAAATATTACCCAGTACCCCTTCCTATAAAATCGATTTTTAAATTTCAATTCACCCGCGAGAAAAAACTCATACTGGATAATATCGGATTTTCGGTTAGAGAGGGCGAGATATTCGGGATTATAGGACCTAACGGAGCGGGCAAAACCACTACTGTAAAAATCATGTGTACCCTTACTACTCCAACAAAAGGAAAGGCGTTTGTATACGGCCACGATGTAGCAAAGGAAAGAAGAGAAGTCCTGGAAAAGATCGGCTATTGCCTCAGCGAAGAGAGAAGCTTCTTCTGGAGATTGACGGGCAGGCAGAACTTAAACTTTTTCGCGGAGCTTCTGGAAGTACCACCCGACACGGCAAAGCGGAGAATAAGTGAACTCTTTGAGCGTTTCGAACTCCAGGATTCCTCAGATAAGCGTTTTCTTAATTATTCATCGGGCATGAAACAAAAAATGGCCATAGCGCGTTCTCTCCTCGCCGACCCCGATGTTATCTTTATGGACGAACCTACAAGGGGGCTGGACCCCGGCTCGGCGTTTAAACTCAGATCACTAATCAAAAGCTTTGCTAAAGATGAAAACAAAACAATAATTATCACCACAAACCGAGTCAGTGACATCAAGAATCTCTGTCAGAGAATTCTGGTACTGAATAAGGGAAAAGCGATCATCAAAGGTACGCTCGAAGAGATCAGTTCTTCTGTTGAGAAAAAACACGGTGTCAGCGGAGAACTGCCCTTCGAAGAGATATTCAATCTCCTTCTGGTAAATAATAAAACGGAGAAAAACGGTGAAATCAAATAG